In Flavobacterium praedii, the DNA window ATTGCTATCGACAGAGCCAAAGCATTATTTGGCGCAGAATATGCAAACGTTCAGCCTCACTCTGGTTCACAAGCGAATACAGCCGTATTTTTTGCTTGCTTGAAACCAGGCGACAAAATATTAGGTTTCGATTTATCTCATGGAGGTCACTTGACGCACGGTTCACCAGTAAACTTTTCTGGACGTTTGTACAGCCCAGTTTTTTATGGTGTAGATCAAGAAACAGGTCGCTTGAACTATGATAAAATTCAAGAAATTGCTACTAAAGAACAACCAAAATTAATCATTGCAGGAGCTTCGGCTTACTCTCGTGATATGGATTTTGAGCGTTTTAGAGTGATTGCTGATAGTGTAGGGGCTATTTTAATGGCTGATATTTCTCATCCTGCTGGGCTTATTGCCAAAGGGTTGATGAATGATCCAATTCCACATTGTCATATTGTAACCACTACAACTCACAAAACATTACGTGGACCTCGTGGAGGTTTGATCATGATGGGTAAAGATTTTGAAAATCCTTGGGGATTAACTACTCCAAAAGGAGAAATCAGAATGATGTCATCTTTATTAGATCTTGCGGTTTTCCCTGGAAATCAAGGTGGACCATTGATGCACATTATTGCTGCTAAAGCGGTTGCTTTTGGTGAAGCATTGCAAGATGAGTTCTTTACGTATGCTAGACAATTGCAAAAAAATGCAAATGCAATGGCAGATGCTTTTGTAAAAAGAGGATACAATATTATTTCTGGAGGGACAGACAATCACATGATGTTGATTGACCTTAGAAACAAAGGAATTTCAGGAAAAGAAGCTGAAAATGCATTGGTAAAAGCAGAAATTACTGTAAACAAAAATATGGTTCCATTTGATGATAAATCACCATTTGTAACTTCAGGAATCCGTGTGGGAACTGCTGCAATTACCACTCGTGGTCTTGTTGAAGAAGATATGGAAACTATTGTTGCTTTAATCGATAGAGTTTTGGTAGATCACACTAACGAAGATGTTATCGAAGAAGTAGCTAATGAAGTAAACGAAATGATGAGCGAAAGAGCAATCTTTGTGTTCTAAATTTTTGTTTAAAAGTTTAAAGAGTTTAAAGTTTAAGGTTTTGTATTGTGCAAAAGTTCGAACTTTAAACTCTTTTTCTTTTTCAAGAAAATCTTAAACTTTAAACAAAATTTTAAACCTTAAACTAATTTTATAATGTCAGTACTAAGATTAAAATTACCAACCGACCCAAGATGGGTAAATATTGTAGAAAAAAACATCGAAGAGATTCTTACCGATCATGCTTGGTGTGAACAAAAAGCAGCCACCAACGCGATTACCATTATTACTAATAATTCAGAACACCAAGATTTAGTTCAGGATTTATTGGCTTTGGCCAAAGAAGAAATCGATCATTTTGAACAAGTGCACAACATCATCATTAAGCGCGGACTGAAATTAGGTCGCGAGCGCAAAGATGATTATGTAAATGAATTGTATTTGTACATGAAAAAAAGCGGTGACGGAAGCCGAGTTTCTGGTCTAGTGGAGCGATTGTTGTTTTCGGCCATGATTGAAGCTAGAAGCTGCGAACGTTTCAAAGTACTTTCTGAGAACATTAAAGACGAAGAACTATCTGTTTTTTATAGAGATTTGATGGAAAGTGAAGCCGGTCATTATACCACTTTTATAACCTATGCCCGAAAATATGGTGTTGGAATTGATGTAGAAAAACGCTGGAGAGAATGGTTGGAATTTGAAGAGTCTGTTATTGCCAATTATGGTAAGAATGAGACGATTCATGGTTAAAAAAAGTGTTCAGTGTTCAAGTTTTAGTGATCAGTTGATTGCTAGTTCTGAATTCTATTTTCTCCTTCAAACTTCTATTTTATATATTCAATGATCACAATAGTTAAAGCTACGGCAAACGATTACCCAACGATTCAAAATATAGCACATCAAACTTGGCCCGTTGCTTATGGAGAAATTCTTTCGAAAGTGCAATTGGATTATATGTTGGATGCCTTTTATAATGAGGAAGCCTTAAAGGATAGTGTTGCCAATAAAGGGCATCATTTTATTTTAGCCAAAGAAGGAGAGGAGACTTTAGGTTTTGCTTCCTATGAGCATCATTACAACCAAAAACAACAAACCAAGATCCATAAAATTTATATTTTGCCACAAACGCAAGGTAAAGGAATTGGGAAAAGTTTAATCGATTTTGTCGAAAATATTGCTAAAGAAAATGATTCGATTGCTCTTTCTCTAAATGTCAATCGTTTTAATAAAGCATTGGATTTTTATAAAAAAATTGGTTTTAAAATTGTAGATGAAGTTGATATTAAATTAGAACATGGTTATTTGATGGAGGATTATGTAATGGAGAAGCCATTTTAACGGGTTTAATTTTTTTTAATCAAAATTTAATTGAGCTAGTAATTATGTAACAATCATTATTTTTTTACATTTTTTTAAGTCGTATATTTATATCAGTTTTCGTATAAATAAGCGTCAAAAAAATATAAAATGAGGTTAAAATCAATATTTGTTTATGGATTTGCTTTTTTTCTAGTAATAGCTTGTGCTAAGAAGGACAACGGAGAAATTAAGCCTACTGTAGGAGATGTAACAGAAAGTGTCTATGCGTCAGGAGTGGTAAAGGCTCAGGGACAATATATTGTTTATGCTACCGTAAGTGGAAATTTAAAAAAAATTGATGCGACTGTTGGACAATCAATAGCGGTAGGTCAGAAACTATTTGAATTAGACGAAGACAGAGCCATTTTGAACTCTCAAAATGCGGAATTGGCTTATCAACTCAGTAAAGAGAACAATCAATACTCCAAAGATCGAATTGCCGAAATTGAAATGAAAATTCAAACAGCAAAGAATAAAATGCTTTTGGATGAATCTATTTTAAAACGAAATAAAAAAGTCAAAGAGTTAGAATATATTTCGGATGTAGAATACGAAAAATTAGTGCTCACTTATAAAACTTCCAAACTGGAATATGAAGTTGCAGTTAAACAATTGGCGCAACTCAAAGCTCAATTGCAAAACCAAGAAACTATAAATAGCAATACACTAAAAATCAATCAAAGAAATCAAAAAGATTTTACTGTTAAAAGTGCATTCTCTGGACAATTATTTGATATATTGGTTCGAGAAGGAGCTTATATTACCCCACAAATTCCACTAGCAACTATTGGTAAAACCAATTCTTTTTTGTTAGAACTTGAAGTCGATGAAAACGATATGGTTCGAGTAATCCTCGGACAAAAGGTCTATG includes these proteins:
- a CDS encoding GNAT family N-acetyltransferase, producing MITIVKATANDYPTIQNIAHQTWPVAYGEILSKVQLDYMLDAFYNEEALKDSVANKGHHFILAKEGEETLGFASYEHHYNQKQQTKIHKIYILPQTQGKGIGKSLIDFVENIAKENDSIALSLNVNRFNKALDFYKKIGFKIVDEVDIKLEHGYLMEDYVMEKPF
- a CDS encoding efflux RND transporter periplasmic adaptor subunit translates to MRLKSIFVYGFAFFLVIACAKKDNGEIKPTVGDVTESVYASGVVKAQGQYIVYATVSGNLKKIDATVGQSIAVGQKLFELDEDRAILNSQNAELAYQLSKENNQYSKDRIAEIEMKIQTAKNKMLLDESILKRNKKVKELEYISDVEYEKLVLTYKTSKLEYEVAVKQLAQLKAQLQNQETINSNTLKINQRNQKDFTVKSAFSGQLFDILVREGAYITPQIPLATIGKTNSFLLELEVDENDMVRVILGQKVYVTMDSYKGAVFEAIVDKIYPIMVEQSRTFKIEAHFVKPPPKLYPNLTAEANIVIKTKKNVITIPKNYLIQDEYVLVSKKEKRKVKTGLSDYQKVEILEGLKPGESIFKPE
- a CDS encoding tRNA-(ms[2]io[6]A)-hydroxylase: MSVLRLKLPTDPRWVNIVEKNIEEILTDHAWCEQKAATNAITIITNNSEHQDLVQDLLALAKEEIDHFEQVHNIIIKRGLKLGRERKDDYVNELYLYMKKSGDGSRVSGLVERLLFSAMIEARSCERFKVLSENIKDEELSVFYRDLMESEAGHYTTFITYARKYGVGIDVEKRWREWLEFEESVIANYGKNETIHG
- the glyA gene encoding serine hydroxymethyltransferase gives rise to the protein MQRDEQIFDLILEEQDRQIHGLELIASENFVSDEVMEAAGSVLTNKYAEGYPGKRYYGGCEVVDVVEQIAIDRAKALFGAEYANVQPHSGSQANTAVFFACLKPGDKILGFDLSHGGHLTHGSPVNFSGRLYSPVFYGVDQETGRLNYDKIQEIATKEQPKLIIAGASAYSRDMDFERFRVIADSVGAILMADISHPAGLIAKGLMNDPIPHCHIVTTTTHKTLRGPRGGLIMMGKDFENPWGLTTPKGEIRMMSSLLDLAVFPGNQGGPLMHIIAAKAVAFGEALQDEFFTYARQLQKNANAMADAFVKRGYNIISGGTDNHMMLIDLRNKGISGKEAENALVKAEITVNKNMVPFDDKSPFVTSGIRVGTAAITTRGLVEEDMETIVALIDRVLVDHTNEDVIEEVANEVNEMMSERAIFVF